In Silene latifolia isolate original U9 population chromosome X, ASM4854445v1, whole genome shotgun sequence, the following proteins share a genomic window:
- the LOC141620796 gene encoding uncharacterized protein LOC141620796 codes for MLSNCIIRNKFSVKKAYDSLRCSHPVLAVYKAIHRTTILPRHKIILMLAIQRKLATQDLLITRGITIVNRCYLCKAAAECADHLFFSCPYAAGLLTLLQQWIQIPSSITSLYSLLTLHSRGQGSKQPLISCGIGSLVYAVWAERNARAFRDQERSVQAVFSELKFTVTALLVCRGPENVLLDIDTIFIS; via the coding sequence ATGCTCTCCAACTGCATTATCAGGAATAAGTTCTCTGTGAAGAAAGCTTATGATAGCCTGAGATGTTCTCATCCTGTCCTTGCTGTCTATAAAGCTATTCATAGAACTACTATCCTTCCAAGGCATAAAATCATCCTCATGCTAGCTATTCAAAGGAAGCTAGCTACCCAAGATCTCTTAATTACTCGAGGGATTACCATTGTGAATAGATGCTACTTGTGCAAAGCTGCAGCTGAGTGTGCAGATCACTTGTTCTTTTCTTGTCCTTATGCTGCAGGATTACTTACTCTTCTGCAACAGTGGATACAAATACCTTCCTCCATCACTTCACTCTACTCCTTGCTTACTTTGCATAGCAGGGGTCAGGGAAGTAAGCAACCTTTGATTAGCTGCGGTATTGGTAGTCTGGTTTATGCTGTTTGGGCTGAGAGGAATGCTCGAGCATTTAGGGATCAGGAAAGATCTGTCCAGGCTGTTTTTAGTGAACTAAAATTCACTGTCACTGCACTCCTAGTGTGTAGAGGTCCTGAAAATGTATTACTTGACATAGATACAATATTCATTTCTTAG